In Fibrobacter sp. UWR2, the sequence CCACGGTAGTACCGAGTTCCACGCCGTTGCGGTACACGCGAACGTGAGAGGTGCGGTCGACTTCGCCGTCGGTAACCATACAGCCGGCGATGAGGCCGATCTTCGGAATCTTGAACACCTGGCGGATTTCGGCTTCGCCGGAGAGTTCCTCGCGCATGATCGGCTTCAAGAGGCCTTCCACAGCGTTCGTGATGTCTTCGATGCAGTCGTAAATCACGCGGTAGTTGCGGATTTCGATACCTTCCTTCTGTGCCATCTCGCGGATGGAAAGAGAAGGCATAAGGTGGAACGAAATGATAATCGCCTGTGCGGTCGTAGCAAGGAGGATATCGGATTCCGTAATGGTACCCACGCCCTTGCGGATGATATTGACGCGCACTTCCCTGTTGGTAAGCTTTTCGAGAGAGGCGGCAAGAGCTTCGGCAGAACCACCCACGTCGGCCTTGACGATGAGGTTGAGTTCGGAGAGTTTGCCTTCCTTCCTATCGTTGAAGGTATCTTCCAAGGTCTTGACGTTACGGGAGCGCAGGTCGCGTTCGCGGGCCGCCATACGGCGCTTGCTCGCGATTTCGCGTGCGGTCTTTTCGTCGTCGACCACGATGAGGTCGTCACCAGCCTGCGGAGTACCGTCGAAACCGAGCACCTGGCAGGGAGTAGACGGAGGAGCGGCCTTCATCTGCACGCCGCGTTCGTTGAACATGGCGCGCACCTTACCGGCATAGATACCACAGACAAACGGGTCACCCACATGGAGCGTACCGTTCTGCACCAAGATCGTAGCCATGGAGCCCTTGCCCACGTCGAGCTTGGATTCCACCACGGCACCGCGGGCGTGAGCGTTCGGGTTCGCCTTGAGTTCCTGAACTTCGGCTTCGAGGGCGAGCGTTTCTAGGAGCTGGTCCATACCCTGACCCGTACGGGCAGAGACTTCCACACAGCTCGTGGTACCACCCCACTGTTCCACTTCCACGCCGCGTTCGGCGAGCTGGGCACGGATCTTGTCGGGGTTCGCCGTCGGAAGGTCGACCTTCGTGATGGCGACAACCATCGGGACCTTCTCGCGCTTGGCCAGTTCAATACATTCAACCGTCTGGGGCATCACCATGGAGTCGGCAGCCACAACGAGCACGATAACGTCGGTCACCTGAGAACCGCGGGCACGCATGGCGCTGAACGCCTCGTGACCCGGAGTATCGAGGAAGGTCACCTTGCCCTGTGCCGTCGTTACTTCGTATGCACCGATGTGCTGGGTAATGCCGCCCGATTCGCCGGAGACCACATGGGTCTTGCGGATCCAGTCAAGGAGCGAGGTCTTACCATGGTCAACGTGACCCATGACGGTAACGACCGGATGGCGAGACTGGAGGTTTTCGGCGCTTTCTTCTTCGACGCCGAGAGCCTCTTCTTCGTATTCTTCCATCAACTGCGCTTCGTAACCGAATTCATCGGCGAGAATCTGGATGGTCTCGAAATCGAGACGGGCGTTGATGGTCACCATCATGCCCATTTCCATACACTTTGCAATCACGCGGGCCGGCATCTGGTCCATAAGGCCAGCGAGTTCGCCCACAGTGATGAAGTCGGACGTCTTGAGAATCTTCTTCTCTTCGCCCGTAGAATTGTCGTTGTGTTCCTTGCGGTAAACCTTCTTGACAGGCTTCTTCGAAAGGTCAGCCATCACGCGGGAAACGTTCTGGCGAACCATTTCCTGCTGCTGTTCCTTCTGCTGTTCCTGGCGGTCGCGGCTATTGCCACGGCGGTTCTTGTCATTGCCGTGACGGCCGTTCTGGCCCTTCGCTGCGTTGCCACCCTTGCCACCGTTATTACCGGCAGCCATTCCGGCGCTGGCATTGAAGGCTTCCTGCATGGAGCCGCTGGAGAACCCGCCGCTGCGACCAGTGTAGCCGCCGCGGGAGCTGCTCGCTCCCCCGCCCTGGCCAGGCCTACGCTGACCATTACCGCGGTTGTCGCCGGGGCCACCGGTACGCGGGCCAAACGAACCCGTGTAACCCTGGGCATTGCCCTGGCCGCGGGCGCCCGGTCCACCGGGGCGGCGGTTGTTACCGCGGGCGTTGCCAGCCTGCTGCTGGGACTTCGCGATACGAGCCAGGATTGCGGCATCGGGCTTGAACACCTGTGCCTTCATCGGCGGCTGCTTAAGTTCTGTATTCGCCGTCATCATCGTCGGCTGCGGAGCAGGCGACGGGGCGGGAGCTGCGGGCTTCGGAGCCGGAGCTTCTTCAACCTTCGGGGCCGGAGCCTTGACTTCGGGAGCGGCCGGCGCTGCAACAGGCTCGGGGGCAGCGGCTGGCTTCTCGACAGTCTTGGGTTCGGCAGGAGCCGGAGCGGGCTTTTCAACCTTCGGGGCCTCGGCGGGAACCGCGGGGGCAGCCGGTGCGGCAGGAGCAACCGGTGTTTCGACCTTCGCGGCCGGTGCGGCAGTTGCTTCAGCGGCGGGCTTGACCGTAGCCGGCTTTGCAGCGGGCTTCGCGGCGGAGTCCTTCTTCGTAGTACGCTTGAGGCTCACCTTCACGCCGTTCTTCGTCATGGTCGATGTCGTAGACTTCGACTTTTCGGCAGGCTTTTCGGCAGTAGCATCCGAAGAAGCAGACTTCTTCAGGTTCTTGGCTCGTGCGTCCTGCTTTTTCTTCTCTTCGGCCACGGCAGCTTCAATCTTCTCGAATTCAGAAGCATTCACCTTAGAGACCTGCGTCAAGACCTTGACGCCGTTCTCACGCAAAAGCTTCATAACAAATTCGCTCTTGACGCCGTGTTCCTCGGCCCATTCTTTTGGTTTATACTGTTCTATACTCATTCAATAGCCTGTTTAAAAAACCCTTTTGGTGAAGAAAGAATCCTTAGTTGCTCTCTTCCTGTTTTTCGGCTTCGGCAAAAAGCGCTTCGGCCTTCTGCGCAGCATTGCGGCGGAGTTCCTGCGGGCGCGGAGCCAGGACCTGTGCCTTGGCCTCGTCATCCTTCTCGGACCATTCCTTCTCGCCGAACACGTCGAGATCGCGTTCCACCAACTGGGAAGCGAGCTTCACGTTCTGGCCGTTCTTGCCGATTGCCTGGGCAAGATTGTCGTCGTTGATAACGACCACCACGCGGCGCGTACCCGGAACTTCGGTGAGTTTCACGACGTTAGCCGGAGAAAGTGCACGAGTGATAAACACGTCGAGGTTTTCGTTCCAGTGCACGATATCGATGCGTTCGTTGCCGAGTTCGCGGACAATCGTCTGCACACGGGCGCCCTTCATGCCCACGCATGCGCCGACCGGGTCGATCTTCTCGTCGCGGGAGTAAACGGCAATCTTGGCGCGGTAACCCGGTTCACGGGCGACACCCTTGATTTCGACGGAACCTTCGTAAATTTCCGGAACTTCCTGACGGAAGAGTTCCTTGAGGAATTCGCCGCTGGCACGGGACAGGATAACCTGGGCACCATTCTTGGCGGATTCTTCGACGCGGGCGATAACGGCCTTCACGGACTGGCCCTGCACGAGGCGTTCGTGACCAATCTGTTCGCGCGGCGGAATCATGGCTTCGGTCTGCTTGCCCAAGGAAACAATCACGTTGCGGCCTTCAAGGCGGAGCACTTCACCACTGATCATCGTGCCGACACGGCCACGGTAGGTGTTCATGATCTTGAGGCGTTCCGCATCGCGGATCTGCTGCGTCAAAAGCTGCTTGGCGGTCTGGATGGCCTGGCGTCCGAAGGAAGTCGTCGGCACTTCCATTTCGAGGAAGTCACCCGGCTGAGCGTCTTCGTTGTATTCCTGGGCTTCGGGCACGAGCATGTAGCCCTCGTCCATTTCTTCAACCTCTTCGGCGGTCATGTTCGGGTCGTAGTCCGGATAGTCGTCCACGACCTCAACACGCAAGAACACATGGATATCGTTCGTTTCCTTGTCGATGTCCACTTCGATCTTCTTGTCGATGTGCAAATACTTGCGGGCTGCAGAAATCAGGGCCTGCTTGAGAGCACCCTCGATGATTTCGTCGTCCATGTTCTTGGCTTCCATCACTTCCTTGAGCACTTCAACCAAATTAACCTTGGGTTCGTTCTTTTTAGCCATTTTAGACCTTCCTATTATATTTGTACATCCACTTTCGCGACCAGCACCTCGGACCTCGGTACGGACACGTTACCGGCATTGCCCTTGAGGGCAAGCGTAATATTCGTTTCATCAACTTCCAGGAGTTTCCCGGTGACGGGCTTTCCAGTACTGCGCGTTACGCGTACAAAGCGCCCGATGTTGCGTTTAAAATCGGCATCCGACTTGAGGGGGCGGTCAAGTCCGGGAGAAGAGACCTCCAGCGTGTAAGCGCCCTCGATAATGTCGGGATCGAGATCCAGAGCGTCGGAAAGGTGGCGGCTCACTTTGGAGCAGTCGTCAATCGAAACCCCTTCGGGCTTGTCGATGTATAGGCGGAGCGTCTTGCGCTTGCCGGCACGGAACATGTCCTGTTCCACCAAAGTCACGCCTGCAGCCTCACAAGCCTCGGCGATAAGCGAATCCAACTTCTGGTTAACCAAATAAACCTCGTATAATAAACGGCGTTCGTATACGGCCCCGAAATCTGCTCATTTAAGCCGAATTCGGGTCCACGAACGTCAAGACAGACCAAATAGAGAAAATTTTCGGGGTCTAGGCAACCGCGATAAGCGGAAAATAAGGGCAAAATGAACGAATGCAGCCAATAAGAAGGTTTTTACTATATTTACCGCATGGCTTACGTACTTTTGATTCTCGCATCCCTTATCGGCATCGCCGTTTCCGTATTTTACCTGCGCAAGAGCATCATCAACATACGCGAAAAGAACAAGGCAGAACCAAAGGCCTACAAGCGTGCGTCAAACTACATACTCACCGGACTCTGGTACGGCTACCTGCTCGTATTTTTCGCAGGGCTGACCATAAACAATCTAGGAAACTGGTAACCCTACCTACCCTGGGTCTTTAGCCAACGTTCATAAAGGAACAGAGCAATCAGGTTCTTGCCGTCCACAAACTTGTGGGCGGCTTCTTCGTACGGGAGCACTTCCGTACGGATCCACTCGTTCTCCTCGACGTAGGTCTGGTTCTTTCCGTCCATCGCCTCGAGCTGTTCGCGGGTCACGTCCCGTTCAATTGCGTACAAACGAATTCGTTCGTCAATGAGTCCGCAACTGGCGGCAAATCCGGGCGTAGAACCTTTCCACCAGAAATCCGTAAGGTCGATCAGTTCCGAATCGTCGGCAACAATCTGTGCTTCTTCTTCGAGTTCCGACAAGGCCACCTTGCGGTAATCCCCGCTCCAATCGAGTATACCCGCAGGCATTTCGAGCGAAGCCGTCTCGGTAAGGGCAAAACGGGGCTGGCGTACGAGCAGCAGGTACTTTTCGCCTTCGCAACGCAACACCACGAGCACGCCCACCGCATTCCCGCGTACCACGACAATCCCGTGAACCGGGCGGCCATCGGGCAACGTCGCCGTAGCTGTCAACTTGATAAACAGCGGGCTATGGACCTTGCTCAAGAAATCCACCGATGAAAAATGGATTTTCTGCACAACAAACTTGGACTTTGCAGCAGTAAGCCAGTCCTTGAAAAACTTGCAATCGAGAATGCACTGGTAGTCGTCTGCAGCGATTTCAGATGCAAACGTAAATTCAACACCGTCAACAATCATGATTCAACCTGCCGGAATTATTTTATGGCACGGGCCTTGGATTTCCAGATTTCGGAAAGCGACTCCGCATCGAGCGAATCGGGGAAAAGCCGGTTGCGCGTGATATCGAAGATAAACAGGTCCTTCGTCGCCGATGGCCCGCAGAACGTCTCCGTCTCGTCGGGTATCATAAGTTCGCGCACCACGGTAAACTTCTTGCCGAATGTGAAAGCACCCATATCAAACGACTTCATCGAGGCGCATTCGGGAATCTCCTCGACGTAGTAAGTACTTGTATGCCACAAGGTATCTGCCCGCTTCTGAACGCTACCCAAGGAATTCGAATCGTTTACCCAGCGCGTGCTCACGCAATAAACGGAATCCCCTAGGGCGC encodes:
- the nusA gene encoding transcription termination factor NusA, whose amino-acid sequence is MAKKNEPKVNLVEVLKEVMEAKNMDDEIIEGALKQALISAARKYLHIDKKIEVDIDKETNDIHVFLRVEVVDDYPDYDPNMTAEEVEEMDEGYMLVPEAQEYNEDAQPGDFLEMEVPTTSFGRQAIQTAKQLLTQQIRDAERLKIMNTYRGRVGTMISGEVLRLEGRNVIVSLGKQTEAMIPPREQIGHERLVQGQSVKAVIARVEESAKNGAQVILSRASGEFLKELFRQEVPEIYEGSVEIKGVAREPGYRAKIAVYSRDEKIDPVGACVGMKGARVQTIVRELGNERIDIVHWNENLDVFITRALSPANVVKLTEVPGTRRVVVVINDDNLAQAIGKNGQNVKLASQLVERDLDVFGEKEWSEKDDEAKAQVLAPRPQELRRNAAQKAEALFAEAEKQEESN
- the infB gene encoding translation initiation factor IF-2, coding for MKLLRENGVKVLTQVSKVNASEFEKIEAAVAEEKKKQDARAKNLKKSASSDATAEKPAEKSKSTTSTMTKNGVKVSLKRTTKKDSAAKPAAKPATVKPAAEATAAPAAKVETPVAPAAPAAPAVPAEAPKVEKPAPAPAEPKTVEKPAAAPEPVAAPAAPEVKAPAPKVEEAPAPKPAAPAPSPAPQPTMMTANTELKQPPMKAQVFKPDAAILARIAKSQQQAGNARGNNRRPGGPGARGQGNAQGYTGSFGPRTGGPGDNRGNGQRRPGQGGGASSSRGGYTGRSGGFSSGSMQEAFNASAGMAAGNNGGKGGNAAKGQNGRHGNDKNRRGNSRDRQEQQKEQQQEMVRQNVSRVMADLSKKPVKKVYRKEHNDNSTGEEKKILKTSDFITVGELAGLMDQMPARVIAKCMEMGMMVTINARLDFETIQILADEFGYEAQLMEEYEEEALGVEEESAENLQSRHPVVTVMGHVDHGKTSLLDWIRKTHVVSGESGGITQHIGAYEVTTAQGKVTFLDTPGHEAFSAMRARGSQVTDVIVLVVAADSMVMPQTVECIELAKREKVPMVVAITKVDLPTANPDKIRAQLAERGVEVEQWGGTTSCVEVSARTGQGMDQLLETLALEAEVQELKANPNAHARGAVVESKLDVGKGSMATILVQNGTLHVGDPFVCGIYAGKVRAMFNERGVQMKAAPPSTPCQVLGFDGTPQAGDDLIVVDDEKTAREIASKRRMAARERDLRSRNVKTLEDTFNDRKEGKLSELNLIVKADVGGSAEALAASLEKLTNREVRVNIIRKGVGTITESDILLATTAQAIIISFHLMPSLSIREMAQKEGIEIRNYRVIYDCIEDITNAVEGLLKPIMREELSGEAEIRQVFKIPKIGLIAGCMVTDGEVDRTSHVRVYRNGVELGTTVVQSLKRMKDDVKSVVRGFECGIGLKGYDDIKEGDSLIFFKEVKVARTLKDVAREEAEEKAKKSAEESNES
- the rimP gene encoding ribosome maturation factor RimP → MVNQKLDSLIAEACEAAGVTLVEQDMFRAGKRKTLRLYIDKPEGVSIDDCSKVSRHLSDALDLDPDIIEGAYTLEVSSPGLDRPLKSDADFKRNIGRFVRVTRSTGKPVTGKLLEVDETNITLALKGNAGNVSVPRSEVLVAKVDVQI
- a CDS encoding NUDIX domain-containing protein; amino-acid sequence: MIVDGVEFTFASEIAADDYQCILDCKFFKDWLTAAKSKFVVQKIHFSSVDFLSKVHSPLFIKLTATATLPDGRPVHGIVVVRGNAVGVLVVLRCEGEKYLLLVRQPRFALTETASLEMPAGILDWSGDYRKVALSELEEEAQIVADDSELIDLTDFWWKGSTPGFAASCGLIDERIRLYAIERDVTREQLEAMDGKNQTYVEENEWIRTEVLPYEEAAHKFVDGKNLIALFLYERWLKTQGR